Below is a genomic region from Flammeovirgaceae bacterium SG7u.111.
CGATATTTGGACTTATTCTCTGACCGTCCAAAATTAATCCAGCAAATTCCACTAAAATATATTGCCTCCTACGTTGGCGTTACTCCGCAAGCATTGAGCAGAATAAGAAGACGTATTACTTAACTTGGGTTCATTGTTTTCACCTAGATGTTTTCTGAAATTTGCATTTCAATATAATAGGAAAACATGAAACCACTAATTGTACTTTTACTAAGTTTTGCAATCTCTATTTTCGTAATTAAGGTCATCAAAAAAGAGTATGACGTTGCCTTTGCAGCAAGAATTGCAATGTCAATAATGCTTCTTTTTACAGCTATTGGACATTTTGTATTTACAAAAGGAATGTCGATGATGATACCTGGGTTTATTCCATTTAAAGAAAGTGTAGTTTACTTAAGTGGAATATTTGAAATACTATTAGCATTAGGCTTACTAATTCCTAAGTTCCAAACAGTAGCTGGGTGGGCACTTATTGTTTTTCTCCTGCTAATGTTACCAGCCAATATATATGCTTCTGTAAATAATATAAATTACCAAAAAGGAACATTTGACGGAAATGGTCTTATCTATCTATGGTTTAGAATCCCATTACAATTCCTGTTTATTATTTGGGCTTATATTAGTGCAATCCGAATTTAATAAAGTAAAGCCAGTGGCTAACAAATACTATCACCCCGCTATTTGGATTTTGCAAATTCCGAAGAGCAGCGAGTAATGTTTCTAAATCCCGCCCTACTGCCCATATTCAAACCGTTAAATTAAATTTCACAAAGAGGATATCCATTCCCCCTACTACACCGAAGCCTCATAGCTCCTCTTCCACTGGAAGTAGCCCGCAAAGGAGAGGATGAAATACAAGACCATCAGCCCTGCATAGACTTCCAACCCTCTTACAAAATAGAGCCAGATAGATATTCCGTTGATGACTATCCAAAATATCCATGAGCTTAGGATTTTGTGGGCTTCGAGGTAACTGGCTATGAAGCTGAAAATACTAGTAGTTGAGTCAATAAAAGGCTTTTCGGCATCGGAAAACCTATTGAAGGTATAGCCCAGCAAAAAGGACAGGGCAAACCCAACGACAAGAATCAATGCATGCGCTTTTGCTCCCCAAGTGGTTACTCCTAAGGTATTCCCGTTCTTCTTTTTCGACCATTTTACCCACCCGTACACACCAATTAGCACATAATAGAAGTAAAGTATGGCTTCAGAGTATAACTTTGCCTCCACAAAAAGGTAGATGCCGAGAATGGAGGAAAGGATTCCGAATATCCAACACCAAATATTTTCCCGCATCATTAGCACCAAATAGGCTAATCCGAACACTACCGAAATAATTTCAATTACCAAACTACGATCCATT
It encodes:
- the pnuC gene encoding nicotinamide riboside transporter PnuC; translated protein: MDRSLVIEIISVVFGLAYLVLMMRENIWCWIFGILSSILGIYLFVEAKLYSEAILYFYYVLIGVYGWVKWSKKKNGNTLGVTTWGAKAHALILVVGFALSFLLGYTFNRFSDAEKPFIDSTTSIFSFIASYLEAHKILSSWIFWIVINGISIWLYFVRGLEVYAGLMVLYFILSFAGYFQWKRSYEASV